From Candidatus Neomarinimicrobiota bacterium, one genomic window encodes:
- a CDS encoding cyanophycinase: MVPSRGSRLKNRGFIIPIGGAVRKRKNPIILEKFVELCGGKKAVIPVIATATKEPDVGAEYVQLFSEMGAKKVPFLDIQTRADCQKDEILSQFNEATGIFMTGGNQLRLSTIIGGTPVAQLIRKMNADGLHFAGTSAGAAIIPEHMIAGGRSGSTPTPRSVSLSPGLGLTNSVVIDQHFRQRNRLGRLLSAVAYNPFLIGIGIDEDTAIFIDYKNIFEVAGSGAVTVVDPSNIQHSSMSTARRGDAINIVDVKLHILADGAKYNLHSKEAIITISPEKK, from the coding sequence ATGGTCCCATCAAGAGGGAGTAGATTAAAAAACCGAGGATTTATTATACCGATCGGCGGTGCGGTGAGGAAACGAAAAAATCCAATTATATTGGAAAAATTTGTGGAATTGTGCGGTGGAAAAAAAGCAGTCATCCCAGTGATTGCCACCGCAACAAAGGAACCCGACGTTGGCGCGGAATACGTTCAATTGTTTTCGGAAATGGGGGCGAAAAAAGTTCCTTTTTTAGATATTCAGACTCGTGCAGATTGCCAAAAAGATGAAATTTTGTCTCAATTTAATGAAGCCACTGGAATTTTTATGACCGGTGGAAATCAGCTTCGGTTATCAACAATAATCGGCGGAACGCCGGTTGCCCAGCTTATCCGTAAAATGAATGCAGACGGTCTTCATTTTGCCGGCACATCTGCTGGTGCTGCAATTATTCCGGAGCACATGATTGCGGGCGGTCGCAGTGGAAGTACGCCGACTCCACGGAGCGTATCTTTGAGCCCGGGGTTGGGGCTAACCAATAGCGTAGTAATTGATCAACATTTTCGCCAGCGAAACCGTCTTGGGCGTTTGCTATCTGCTGTGGCATACAATCCCTTCTTAATTGGGATTGGAATTGATGAGGACACGGCAATTTTTATTGATTATAAAAACATATTTGAAGTTGCTGGTAGCGGCGCGGTAACAGTTGTGGATCCGAGTAATATTCAGCATTCATCCATGAGTACTGCGCGCAGAGGAGATGCAATAAATATTGTTGATGTGAAACTCCACATACTCGCAGATGGCGCCAAATACAATTTGCATTCAAAAGAGGCAATCATAACGATTTCGCCGGAAAAGAAGTAA
- a CDS encoding type I glyceraldehyde-3-phosphate dehydrogenase, producing the protein MIHPIKIGLFGFGRIGRNIFRQGFKNPAFRFMAISDLGDVEAMHYLLMRDSIHGAMEDDIQLDGQSLNYNGNKTRLLTGGSPGSIPWDAYDIDLVIDSTGSFRLREELQPHIDAGSKRVLVSKPPTDEIDRIVIKGINHDKIHTSDKIISTTSATTQVLALMLKILDSSFGIERAMMTTVHAYTSDQPLADAVKSDLRRSRSAVENIIPNETWAPHYVQKIMPEFKDKVDGIAMNVPVANGSCVDLTTEMKSMPSIDEVNDAFLSASVNNFKDIIGFTNDPVVSSDVIGSGETMVFDSQATMIASNHLLKTVAWFDNGWGFAKRILELAEAYHQLDNAS; encoded by the coding sequence ATGATTCACCCCATAAAAATAGGTCTTTTCGGATTCGGTCGTATCGGTCGAAATATATTTCGCCAAGGATTTAAAAATCCTGCATTCAGATTTATGGCGATCAGTGATCTCGGTGATGTGGAAGCCATGCATTATTTATTGATGCGGGATTCAATTCATGGAGCAATGGAGGATGACATTCAGCTTGATGGTCAGTCGCTCAATTATAATGGAAACAAAACAAGATTATTAACTGGCGGATCTCCGGGATCAATTCCGTGGGATGCTTATGATATTGATTTGGTAATTGATTCAACCGGATCGTTTCGTTTAAGAGAAGAATTACAACCGCATATAGATGCCGGATCAAAACGCGTACTTGTTTCTAAACCGCCAACAGATGAAATTGACAGAATTGTGATTAAAGGTATTAATCATGATAAAATTCATACTTCAGATAAAATAATTTCAACCACATCCGCTACAACTCAGGTTTTGGCCCTCATGTTAAAAATTCTTGATAGTTCTTTTGGAATTGAAAGGGCAATGATGACGACGGTTCATGCATATACATCAGATCAACCTTTGGCAGATGCGGTTAAATCTGATCTGCGCCGAAGCAGATCGGCGGTTGAGAATATTATTCCGAATGAAACATGGGCGCCACATTATGTACAGAAAATCATGCCTGAATTCAAGGATAAAGTAGATGGAATCGCAATGAATGTTCCTGTGGCTAATGGTTCCTGTGTTGATTTAACAACTGAGATGAAATCTATGCCATCCATTGATGAAGTCAATGATGCTTTTTTATCGGCGAGTGTAAATAATTTCAAAGATATTATAGGATTTACTAATGATCCTGTAGTTTCCAGTGATGTAATCGGAAGCGGAGAAACAATGGTTTTTGACAGTCAGGCTACCATGATAGCATCCAATCATTTACTCAAAACAGTAGCATGGTTTGATAATGGCTGGGGGTTTGCCAAACGTATCCTTGAATTAGCAGAAGCCTACCATCAATTGGATAACGCATCATGA
- a CDS encoding sodium:proton antiporter produces the protein MKYLIPVLILVNETLFASGNAHGLSPHLDGADLSIIWVIPFAGILLSIAGFPLIAPLFWHHHFGKVSAFWAILLIVPFLWVEGFSITLYEILHVGLLEYIPFIILLLALFTISGGVQLTGSLVGKPIINTGVIFLGTVLASWMGTTGAAMLLIRPLIRANKDRKNKVHVIVFFIFLVANIGGSLTPLGDPPLFLGFLKGVDFFWTTSAMFPPMVFMAVCLLIIFFGLDTYLYNKEEVSIPVPETSEKFGIKGGVNLFLLVGVIGSVLLSGFWHPHISFTIYYVEIELQNIARDVLLILLTMASWKITSQTIREANEYTWFPIVEVGKLFAGIFITIIPAIAILKAGTGGALSSVINSVSNETGPINYMYFWATGILSSFLDNAPTYLVFFNTAGGNASELMGDLSQTLLAISAGAVFMGANTYIGNAPNFMVKSISESSGIEMPSFFGYLFKWSLPILIPLFILVSYIFF, from the coding sequence ATGAAATACTTAATACCAGTTTTAATCCTTGTAAATGAAACATTATTTGCGAGTGGCAATGCCCATGGTCTTTCTCCTCATTTGGATGGCGCTGATCTATCTATTATATGGGTAATTCCATTTGCTGGAATTTTATTATCCATAGCTGGGTTCCCATTAATAGCACCCCTGTTTTGGCACCATCATTTTGGAAAGGTGTCTGCTTTTTGGGCAATACTGCTTATTGTACCTTTTTTATGGGTTGAGGGATTCTCAATTACGCTCTATGAAATACTCCACGTGGGCCTATTGGAATACATTCCGTTTATTATTCTTTTATTGGCATTATTTACTATTTCCGGCGGTGTACAGTTAACCGGCTCACTGGTGGGAAAACCGATTATCAATACAGGCGTTATATTTTTAGGAACCGTATTGGCCAGTTGGATGGGAACCACCGGTGCTGCCATGCTATTGATTCGCCCTCTTATTCGTGCCAATAAAGACCGTAAAAATAAAGTGCATGTGATTGTATTCTTTATTTTTCTTGTGGCCAATATAGGGGGTTCGTTAACCCCATTGGGAGATCCGCCTTTATTTTTGGGCTTTCTCAAAGGTGTGGATTTTTTCTGGACTACATCAGCAATGTTTCCACCCATGGTCTTCATGGCAGTTTGTTTGTTGATTATCTTTTTTGGTTTGGATACCTATTTGTATAATAAAGAAGAAGTTAGTATCCCTGTTCCAGAAACTTCTGAAAAATTTGGAATAAAGGGCGGAGTAAATCTTTTTTTGCTTGTGGGTGTAATTGGTTCGGTGCTTTTGAGTGGATTTTGGCATCCTCATATTAGTTTTACAATTTATTATGTAGAAATTGAACTGCAAAATATCGCGCGAGACGTTTTACTCATACTTCTCACCATGGCGAGCTGGAAAATCACATCCCAAACAATTCGAGAAGCGAACGAATATACTTGGTTCCCTATCGTAGAAGTTGGCAAACTATTCGCTGGTATTTTCATTACAATTATCCCTGCAATTGCCATATTAAAAGCGGGTACAGGAGGCGCCCTTTCATCTGTGATTAATTCAGTATCCAACGAAACAGGTCCCATTAATTATATGTATTTTTGGGCCACGGGAATTCTATCAAGTTTTCTGGACAATGCACCAACTTATCTCGTTTTCTTCAATACAGCCGGGGGAAATGCATCTGAGCTCATGGGAGATTTAAGTCAAACATTATTGGCTATATCTGCCGGAGCTGTTTTTATGGGTGCCAATACATATATTGGAAATGCACCCAATTTTATGGTGAAATCAATTTCCGAATCATCAGGAATTGAAATGCCATCCTTTTTTGGATATTTATTCAAATGGTCATTACCAATTTTAATTCCTCTATTTATTTTAGTAAGTTATATATTCTTTTAA
- a CDS encoding Mur ligase, whose translation MFTELPGAILEVDVPTARQDEAVQVWETNVRRYLNAVGWKNATTLHRKYENGISLYFTAPIDALYAACEVNEAAWHLTVSDMNDTPSGSFGDDVARLKNEITAELNPSILALKEAAQTNSVRFLQADEMVSVGTGTGSQTFDVDKIPDPSELDWEKIHDVPVILITGTNGKSTTVRLLESILSEAGLTPGASSTDGIRVNKKTIEADDYSGPEGARATLRNENISSAVLEIARGGILRRGMPVEDVQAAIVTNVAEDHFGEWGVNSLPEMVETKFVVRKALKNDGLLILNADDQGCVDFGKNVSETVCWFSLDPQNPMVNRHKKCGGRSAYLDRGQIIYANGTEEETIGHVNDFPIAMNGLSRHNILNCLGAILLAKSLKIKKSVIFNALSTFGTSYQDNPARGNIFKKDGSTIVVDFAHNPHGLSAIIDMVSQMEGKRKLILLGQAGDRSNEDIGDLVDVALGLNPHHVVVCEIPKYIRGREEGEIPNLIKSYFMDQGIQESSIIIEKSIYTGVLSALKWMEPGDLLLLLALDQKEECIEAIQNFCEA comes from the coding sequence TTGTTTACAGAACTTCCGGGCGCTATACTTGAAGTAGATGTTCCTACCGCACGACAAGATGAAGCTGTGCAGGTTTGGGAAACAAACGTTAGGCGATACTTGAATGCTGTTGGATGGAAAAACGCCACGACTTTGCATCGGAAATATGAAAATGGCATTTCTCTTTATTTTACAGCACCTATTGATGCGCTCTATGCGGCGTGTGAGGTTAATGAGGCTGCGTGGCACCTAACTGTATCCGATATGAACGACACACCATCAGGTTCTTTCGGCGATGATGTAGCACGATTAAAAAATGAAATTACCGCAGAATTGAATCCGTCTATACTAGCGCTTAAAGAAGCTGCTCAAACTAACAGCGTTCGCTTTCTGCAAGCCGATGAAATGGTATCGGTAGGGACTGGCACTGGATCGCAAACCTTTGACGTTGATAAAATACCGGATCCATCCGAGTTGGATTGGGAAAAAATCCATGATGTACCCGTTATTTTGATTACCGGAACAAACGGAAAATCAACAACTGTCAGGCTGTTGGAGTCTATTCTATCCGAAGCAGGATTAACACCCGGGGCATCATCTACGGATGGAATCAGAGTGAACAAGAAAACTATTGAAGCAGACGATTATTCCGGTCCGGAAGGCGCACGAGCGACTTTGAGAAATGAAAACATTTCATCGGCAGTGTTAGAAATCGCACGCGGAGGAATCTTAAGGCGTGGAATGCCGGTGGAAGATGTGCAGGCAGCAATCGTAACAAACGTTGCTGAAGATCATTTTGGAGAATGGGGGGTAAACTCTTTACCCGAAATGGTTGAGACTAAATTTGTAGTCCGAAAGGCGTTGAAAAACGACGGCCTGTTGATTTTGAATGCCGATGATCAGGGATGTGTAGATTTTGGAAAAAATGTTTCTGAAACTGTTTGCTGGTTCAGTCTTGATCCGCAAAATCCTATGGTGAATCGCCATAAAAAATGCGGAGGGCGAAGCGCCTATTTGGACAGAGGTCAAATCATATATGCGAATGGTACTGAAGAAGAAACCATCGGGCACGTAAACGACTTTCCCATCGCAATGAATGGACTGTCTCGGCACAATATTTTAAACTGCCTCGGCGCGATTCTTTTAGCGAAATCTTTGAAGATTAAGAAATCTGTTATTTTCAATGCTCTTTCAACTTTTGGAACATCCTACCAAGATAATCCTGCGAGAGGAAATATTTTTAAAAAGGATGGCTCTACAATCGTCGTTGATTTCGCTCATAATCCGCATGGACTTAGCGCCATTATAGATATGGTATCACAGATGGAAGGCAAAAGGAAACTCATCCTTTTGGGTCAGGCTGGAGACCGCAGCAACGAAGATATTGGTGACCTCGTCGATGTTGCTCTTGGATTGAATCCTCACCATGTAGTGGTGTGTGAAATTCCTAAATACATACGCGGTAGGGAAGAGGGTGAAATACCCAATCTGATAAAGTCTTATTTCATGGATCAGGGCATTCAGGAATCTTCCATTATAATTGAAAAAAGTATTTATACCGGGGTGTTGTCAGCGTTGAAATGGATGGAACCCGGTGATTTACTATTACTTTTGGCATTGGATCAAAAAGAAGAATGTATTGAGGCGATTCAGAATTTCTGCGAAGCTTGA
- the cphA gene encoding cyanophycin synthetase: protein MKILETNVYVGPNVYARFPVIRHILDLGVLEDWPTAKLGKKFIDGLVHYLPDLKNHGCSYREEGGFLRRMKEDEGTWLGHVMEHVAIELQNVAGSKVTFGKTRSLEEKGQYNMVFQYLQRDVGLEASRLAQTVILDLLPEKVKNQLDVVPGKFDFEEERDMFIRFAQKFEFGPSTASLVDAAIAREIPWLRLNRYSLVQFGHGKYQKRIQATITNQTRHISVEIASDKDDTNSLLSDLGLPVPIQKLVYTDKEAVHRARRIGYPVVLKPLNANHGRGVSINLTEDSQVVKAFKIARERGSSRGVLVESFITGFDHRMLVVDGKLIAVAKRVPGRVVGNGKHTIQELLDIVNEDPRRGIGHEKVLTQIQIDHQAERLMKAKEYTLDSVLKKDEILYLRSTANLSTGGTSIDMTDLVHPDNKSMAERAVKAIGLDVGGVDFLTDDITQSHKVVGGAIVEVNAAPGFRMHVAPSEGEPRDVAGPVMDMLFPQGTPSVIPIAGITGTNGKTTTTRMLAHIMKTAGHTVGFTTTDGVYIDGHLTVKGDMTGPKSAQMVLRDPDVDMAVLETARGGILRSGLGYEKSDVAACLNISADHLGLRGVETLDQLAEAKRVVVETATDTAVLNADDEYCLKMADYTKAEHVCYVTMNPEHELVKQHIRAGGRAVVLEKGINGEMITFYDKGAHIPLLWTHLIPATLEGKALHNVQNAMFASAMAYSLNKTLEDISHGLRTFNQTFFQAPGKMNIFDEHPFKVILDYAHNPAAVRAISSLVSKLEVNGKRIAVLSAPGDRRDEDIRKVAEIASEHFDVFICKADDHRRGRDDDEVPKIMKSALLGKGINKENIQVIPDEQDAINTSLKIAEEDDCVLILGDEITRSWKQIIHFESKTNIPAEKSTSFETPDTGLEETPFTIEEGQKLIQDERGVRLAKEESD, encoded by the coding sequence ATGAAAATTCTTGAAACAAATGTTTATGTAGGACCAAATGTTTACGCCCGGTTTCCCGTCATTCGGCATATTCTAGATTTGGGTGTTCTCGAGGACTGGCCCACTGCCAAACTGGGTAAAAAATTCATTGATGGATTGGTACATTATTTACCGGATCTCAAAAATCACGGATGTTCTTATCGCGAAGAAGGTGGATTTTTACGTAGGATGAAAGAAGATGAGGGAACGTGGCTTGGCCATGTGATGGAGCACGTTGCCATTGAATTGCAAAATGTTGCCGGATCTAAGGTAACCTTTGGCAAAACCCGTTCTTTGGAAGAAAAGGGACAGTATAACATGGTCTTCCAATATCTTCAGCGGGATGTTGGTTTAGAAGCCAGCCGGCTTGCGCAGACAGTTATACTAGACCTGCTTCCTGAAAAAGTAAAAAATCAGCTGGATGTTGTCCCGGGAAAATTTGATTTTGAAGAAGAAAGAGATATGTTCATTCGGTTTGCCCAAAAATTTGAGTTCGGACCGAGTACGGCATCTCTCGTAGATGCGGCGATAGCGCGAGAAATACCATGGCTCAGACTAAACCGATACAGCCTTGTTCAATTTGGGCACGGGAAATACCAGAAACGCATTCAAGCAACCATTACAAATCAGACGCGCCACATTTCTGTTGAAATTGCCAGCGATAAGGATGATACTAATTCTCTATTAAGCGATTTGGGCTTGCCGGTTCCGATTCAAAAATTGGTTTATACAGATAAGGAAGCGGTGCATCGTGCACGCAGAATTGGATATCCTGTCGTTTTGAAACCGCTCAATGCAAATCACGGCCGCGGTGTTTCTATAAACCTTACGGAAGATTCGCAAGTGGTAAAAGCGTTCAAAATTGCCAGAGAACGGGGATCTTCACGGGGCGTGCTGGTTGAAAGTTTTATCACTGGTTTTGATCATCGCATGCTTGTAGTGGATGGTAAACTGATTGCAGTTGCAAAGCGAGTACCGGGACGTGTTGTTGGAAATGGAAAACATACAATTCAAGAATTGCTGGATATCGTTAATGAAGATCCTCGGCGAGGTATAGGTCATGAAAAAGTTCTGACTCAAATTCAGATTGACCATCAAGCGGAGCGGCTGATGAAAGCTAAGGAATACACGTTGGATTCTGTCTTGAAAAAGGATGAAATACTGTATCTGAGATCCACTGCAAATTTGTCCACAGGCGGAACATCCATAGATATGACCGATCTTGTTCATCCCGATAATAAATCCATGGCAGAACGTGCTGTGAAAGCCATCGGCCTTGACGTTGGCGGAGTAGACTTTCTGACGGATGACATTACACAATCGCACAAAGTGGTTGGAGGTGCCATTGTAGAAGTGAATGCCGCACCGGGATTTCGGATGCATGTTGCGCCAAGTGAAGGCGAACCGAGGGATGTTGCCGGTCCCGTGATGGATATGCTGTTTCCGCAGGGAACACCATCCGTAATTCCAATTGCAGGAATCACGGGGACAAATGGAAAAACGACCACAACCCGTATGCTGGCGCACATCATGAAAACAGCAGGACATACAGTTGGGTTTACAACGACAGATGGTGTCTATATTGATGGACACCTGACGGTAAAAGGCGACATGACCGGCCCCAAAAGCGCGCAAATGGTGTTGAGAGATCCGGATGTAGATATGGCTGTTTTGGAGACAGCAAGAGGCGGCATATTAAGAAGCGGTCTCGGATATGAAAAAAGTGATGTAGCGGCTTGCCTGAATATTTCAGCGGACCATCTTGGTCTTCGCGGTGTAGAAACTCTTGACCAACTCGCGGAAGCCAAGCGCGTGGTAGTTGAAACTGCCACCGATACAGCCGTTCTGAATGCGGATGACGAATACTGTTTGAAGATGGCTGATTACACCAAAGCCGAGCATGTATGTTATGTTACCATGAATCCTGAACATGAATTGGTAAAACAACATATTCGCGCCGGAGGAAGGGCTGTAGTTCTTGAAAAGGGCATCAATGGTGAAATGATAACCTTTTATGATAAAGGTGCGCATATTCCGCTGTTATGGACTCATTTGATTCCGGCAACGCTTGAAGGAAAAGCGCTGCACAATGTCCAAAATGCAATGTTTGCGTCTGCGATGGCATATAGTTTAAATAAAACTCTGGAAGATATCAGCCACGGACTTAGAACATTTAACCAAACATTTTTCCAAGCACCTGGGAAAATGAATATATTTGATGAGCATCCTTTTAAAGTTATTTTGGACTATGCACATAATCCTGCAGCTGTTCGGGCAATTTCTTCCTTGGTCAGTAAATTGGAAGTAAACGGAAAACGAATTGCTGTTCTTTCAGCGCCGGGAGATCGGCGTGATGAAGATATTCGTAAAGTTGCGGAAATTGCTTCTGAGCATTTTGATGTTTTCATTTGTAAAGCAGACGATCACCGCCGTGGAAGAGACGACGACGAAGTGCCCAAAATCATGAAAAGCGCATTGCTGGGAAAAGGGATAAATAAAGAAAATATTCAAGTTATTCCAGATGAACAGGATGCCATAAATACTTCCCTAAAAATAGCAGAAGAAGATGATTGTGTCCTGATATTGGGAGATGAGATTACACGATCGTGGAAACAAATTATTCATTTTGAAAGCAAAACCAATATACCCGCTGAAAAATCTACCAGCTTCGAAACACCCGATACAGGTTTGGAAGAAACGCCGTTCACTATAGAAGAAGGTCAGAAATTAATTCAGGATGAACGTGGTGTCCGCTTGGCTAAAGAAGAATCTGACTAA
- a CDS encoding acetoacetate--CoA ligase encodes MAKILWEPTDKQINDSQMDKFRQIINSDHNLDLTDYSDLYAWSVQHVSTFWNAAWKHFNIIHSTSATEIVDDPGKMPGAKWFSGAQLNYAENLLRFRDNNIAICFKGEGQPVRKITYAELFKKVSKLAAALKKTGVKKGDRVVGFIPNVPEAVIAMLATASIGAIWSSSSPDFGIKGVLDRFSQIEPKILFSANGYFYNGKTFDSLDKLSIILKKLPSVEKVIVVPYSEKDPDISSIPTGILYDDFISTEGEGTMEFEQFPFDHPLYIMYSSGTTGLPKSIVHGAGGTLIQHLKELQLHTNLSRNDTIFYFTTTGWMMWNWLVSSLAVGATVVLYDGSPFYPDSSAMWRLAEELRISIFGTSAKFIDASESAGEVPFKNYDLKKLRTILSTGSPLIEENFDYVYREVKKDVQLSSISGGTDIISCFALGNPTLPVYRGELQCRGLGMKVESFNEGGNAIQSEKGELVCTAAFPSMPIYFWNDEDGSKYSNAYFDTYPNIWHHGDYIEINEHGGVTIYGRSDATLNPGGVRIGTAEIYRVVENLPEIEDSLVIGQDWNDDQRIILFVKLNENKSLTKELIKTINSTIRKNCSPRHVPAKILSIADIPYTINLKKVEIAVRKIIHGEKVKNKDALVNPESLELYRDLIELKK; translated from the coding sequence ATGGCAAAAATACTCTGGGAGCCCACCGACAAGCAGATTAATGATTCGCAAATGGATAAATTCCGACAAATCATAAATTCGGATCATAATCTTGATTTGACTGATTATTCTGATTTATATGCTTGGTCGGTTCAACATGTTTCGACATTTTGGAACGCTGCCTGGAAACACTTTAATATAATTCATTCCACATCAGCGACAGAAATAGTTGATGACCCTGGTAAAATGCCCGGTGCGAAATGGTTTTCAGGTGCACAACTTAATTATGCCGAAAATCTTTTGCGATTTCGGGATAATAATATAGCCATCTGTTTCAAAGGCGAAGGGCAACCTGTACGAAAAATAACATATGCAGAACTTTTTAAGAAGGTAAGTAAACTAGCGGCAGCCCTAAAAAAGACTGGCGTGAAAAAAGGTGATCGAGTGGTCGGATTCATACCCAATGTGCCCGAAGCAGTGATTGCGATGCTTGCCACAGCTTCCATCGGCGCCATTTGGTCTTCCTCTTCACCGGACTTTGGAATTAAGGGTGTGTTGGATCGATTCTCACAAATTGAGCCAAAAATTCTATTTTCCGCAAATGGATATTTCTACAATGGGAAAACTTTCGATTCACTAGATAAATTATCAATTATTTTGAAAAAACTTCCAAGTGTGGAAAAAGTAATAGTCGTTCCCTATTCTGAAAAAGATCCTGATATATCATCTATTCCTACTGGCATTTTATATGATGATTTTATTTCAACTGAAGGCGAAGGTACAATGGAATTTGAACAGTTTCCTTTTGATCATCCTTTGTATATCATGTATTCGTCCGGCACCACGGGGTTACCGAAAAGTATCGTTCATGGCGCCGGCGGAACATTAATCCAGCACTTAAAAGAATTGCAGTTGCATACAAACTTGTCACGAAATGACACTATTTTTTATTTTACTACCACCGGCTGGATGATGTGGAATTGGCTCGTGTCGTCTCTTGCAGTAGGAGCAACAGTTGTATTGTACGATGGATCGCCCTTCTATCCTGACTCTAGTGCAATGTGGAGGTTAGCCGAAGAACTTCGAATTTCGATCTTTGGAACCAGCGCAAAATTCATTGACGCTAGCGAATCCGCAGGAGAAGTTCCCTTTAAAAATTATGATCTAAAGAAACTTCGAACTATTTTATCCACCGGTTCACCGTTGATAGAAGAAAATTTTGATTATGTTTATCGAGAGGTTAAAAAAGACGTTCAGTTGTCGTCCATTTCAGGAGGAACAGATATTATTTCCTGCTTTGCCTTGGGAAATCCCACACTACCGGTTTATCGCGGTGAACTGCAGTGCCGGGGTTTGGGTATGAAAGTAGAATCCTTTAATGAAGGCGGAAACGCAATCCAATCAGAAAAAGGTGAGCTTGTTTGTACAGCGGCTTTCCCTTCCATGCCGATCTATTTTTGGAATGATGAAGATGGATCAAAATATTCTAACGCCTATTTTGATACCTATCCAAACATTTGGCATCATGGCGATTATATTGAAATCAATGAACACGGCGGTGTAACAATTTATGGACGAAGTGATGCCACTTTAAATCCGGGTGGGGTGAGAATCGGAACAGCGGAAATTTATCGAGTAGTTGAAAACCTTCCTGAAATCGAGGACAGTCTTGTCATCGGCCAGGACTGGAACGACGATCAGCGGATTATTTTATTCGTAAAATTGAACGAAAATAAATCGCTGACTAAAGAATTGATAAAAACCATTAATTCTACAATCAGGAAGAACTGCTCACCGCGACATGTACCAGCCAAAATTCTATCTATAGCCGATATTCCTTATACAATTAATCTAAAGAAAGTGGAAATTGCAGTGCGGAAAATAATTCACGGGGAAAAAGTCAAAAATAAGGATGCTTTGGTAAACCCTGAATCTCTGGAACTATACCGCGATTTAATTGAATTGAAAAAGTAG
- the gap gene encoding type I glyceraldehyde-3-phosphate dehydrogenase, producing MKIAINGFGRIGRSVLRILNNQDDISVVAINDLSDPKALTYLLKYDTVMGRLKDEVSLEGDILKTSRHNIKMLAEPNPEDAPWDNLGVDIVVEATGVFRTKEKLESHIKAGAKKVVLTVPAKDDIDFMVVIGVNDNELGPGHHIVSNASCTTNCLAPLAKILNDSFVIEYGVINTVHAYTNDQRLADVPHTDWRRSRAAAENIIPTTTGAARAVGKVLPELKGKLDGIAMRVPVPDGSVVDAVFRLRDDVTTDKINDAVYEASETDSLKSIIEYSTLPVVSTDIIGNPHSSIFDAPFTKVVGGNLVKTLNWYDNEWGYSNRVVDLLRLLQKFI from the coding sequence ATGAAAATTGCAATTAACGGATTTGGCAGGATTGGACGTTCAGTGTTACGAATCCTCAATAATCAGGATGATATTTCCGTCGTAGCAATCAATGATTTATCCGATCCTAAAGCATTGACTTATCTTCTGAAGTACGACACGGTTATGGGTCGCTTAAAAGATGAAGTTTCTTTAGAAGGGGATATACTTAAAACCAGTAGGCATAATATAAAAATGCTCGCAGAACCAAACCCGGAGGATGCACCTTGGGATAATCTTGGCGTGGATATTGTTGTAGAAGCGACAGGTGTATTTCGTACCAAAGAAAAACTAGAATCCCATATAAAAGCCGGCGCGAAAAAAGTTGTCTTGACTGTGCCTGCAAAAGACGATATTGATTTCATGGTTGTCATTGGAGTGAATGACAATGAACTTGGACCTGGGCATCACATTGTTTCAAATGCAAGTTGCACAACAAATTGTCTCGCACCGCTAGCGAAAATTCTCAATGATTCATTTGTAATTGAATATGGTGTTATCAATACGGTGCACGCTTACACCAATGATCAGCGGCTTGCGGATGTCCCACACACGGATTGGCGTCGCAGCAGAGCGGCAGCTGAAAATATCATTCCGACTACAACAGGCGCCGCACGTGCTGTTGGTAAAGTGTTGCCGGAATTAAAAGGAAAACTAGACGGGATTGCCATGCGTGTCCCGGTTCCCGATGGTTCAGTTGTAGATGCTGTGTTTAGATTGAGAGACGACGTGACAACGGACAAGATTAATGATGCTGTGTATGAAGCATCGGAAACAGATTCTTTAAAATCAATTATCGAATACTCTACACTGCCGGTAGTTTCGACAGATATAATCGGCAATCCGCATTCTTCAATTTTCGATGCGCCATTTACAAAAGTAGTCGGGGGTAATTTGGTAAAAACTTTGAACTGGTATGACAATGAATGGGGATATTCAAACAGGGTTGTGGATTTATTGCGGTTACTGCAGAAATTTATTTAG